CCCACGCAATAGCTGGCCACATTAGCCGGTCGAATTTCCGCGGCGGTGTTGAAGGTGACCTCAACGAGCTGGTCAAAATTTGCATCAAAGCTGATGTTGCATGAGGGACAATGAGCTTCACTGCGAAGGTCAGCCAGGCTGGATGAGCGTTTCTTGGCGCCCCGGCATGCTGGGCACATGATATCCCAGGACAACTCCAGGATGCCTTGTCGGGTTGCCTCGAGAAAAAGCCTCAGGACGGCCTTCGGTGGGGCGGCCCAACTCCGGGCCAACATATAGGCACCCATACGATCGCAGAGCGCGATGGGTGCGTTCCTGATATGAGACTTGAATTTTGACAACAACTCGCCATCATATCCTTTCCTGGACAGCTCCGCCATTCCCGCCTCAAGGCGGGCCGTGCCCTTCCGACTGATCTGGCCTTCGGGTTGCGGATAGGGATCAGCTACTTTTTCCGCCACATAGTCAGAGATACGCGCGAAAGCCCGGCTGAACCGGCGCCGAGAGATGACGCCTAGTTGAAAAAGAATGACGGCTCGATACCATGACCGGCGGGGTACGGTCGTTACGCTATAATGCAGCCTGGTTTGCCCTAACCCCTGTCTCCTCATATCCTGGAGTTCAACCTGAACGAACATGGATAAGATGGGACCGTTTTCATACTCCCTTAACACGGAAAAACTGTGCGGCTTGACCCATCCGAAGGGATTCTCACGCCAGCGCAGGTTAACACCGTATATCCTCATACTGACTTCCCGGATGCTGCCCCCCAGGGGATCAGGCCGCTCTCGGATGCGCCAGGGAGGTAGCCCGGTTACCCGATTAAAGGCGTGCGTGTCGCTCACCAGCGGCCACAATTGCGGGGGCGTTCCATTCATTTCAAACACCCAATGAAAGTCGATAGGCTTCGGCTTCGGCATATGATCTAGAAATTTGAGCAGATCATGAATATGGCGACTTTCAAGATCAACAGTTTAGTGCCCCCGTGATTGCACCTGTACTTAGCAGATCGTCAACGCAATATTATCAAAGTGAACACTAAATTGTTGCGACATAATTTACTTCTCCGGGGTAGAGCTTAACAATGACCCCTGCTTCAGCAGTACCACCTTGATCGAGTTGGTGTTGGCGGGCGTCAGCCCAGGGCGGCTGCAGGTGCAACCCTGGTCCCGCAACTCGGTGGTGATACGACGGCTCCCGTGGCGACCCCTGGTGGACTCGAATATGCGCTGGATAGGGTTCAGCAGCGGGCGGTCCTCAGCCGCCCGTCTGTTTTCCCCCCCTCTCGCTCCCAGCGATAGAATCCGCTCCGGCTTACGGCAAAAAGTCGGCACATCTTCTCCACGCCAAATGCGAGGCGTTGAGCGGCCATGAACTGGTACTTCATCTGGGTGTTTACGAGAAAATGGCCAACGCTTTCTCAAGATATCGCGCTCCTCGGCGACACTGGCCAGTGCACGCTCCAATGTGCGTATCCTCTCCTCCTCGGGGTCCGCCAGGATGCCCCGTACCGGGAAAGGCATCGGCTCTGTTGCTCGGGTATTCGTTCATCCAGCTGTACGGCAACTCTACCCGGATGCCCAGGTTGCCGGCTAGCTCCATTGCCGTCTTGTCGCCGAAGAGCAACAGTTCCCCCGCTTCCACCTTGAACTCCCGGGTATACTGCCGCCGTGACCTCTGCTCCTCCATCATGGATGCCTCCCTTGCTATGACAGGGAATCTATGACTTCTTGGCGTGTCCACCAAAAGGTAGCAACTTCAGCCCCTCTGGAAGGAAACATGGTGGGGATGCTCGAAGAGGCATGCAGGCAATGTATTAAATTCAGCTAAGAAGTTTGCAGGCTTATGGGTTCCCGACAATTATTTTAGTGCCAGATCATGTATGGTCCCATTTCATTGTAATAAGTAAATAAACAGATTATTGCCCATGATAATTTTCACGAAAATCTTTTGTGCAATCCGTCCTGAGGTGTAAGTCATGGATTATGCTAATTATATTAATAATATAACGTTCCGCTTGATTAGGCCTAATACGAAACTCCCCAGACGCTTTATGAAGCTATTGAATCACCTGGCTAGGGTGGGTCTTCCTCTTGAAAGTTGGATTACAAGACTTCCTGAGGATGAGCAGGAAATGAGACGCACTCTGCGCAAAGTTTGTAGAGTTCCAAAAATGTCCACGTTTTCTATAGGGGCCATGATTAACCGAGGCGTCTCTCATATGTCTGATGAGCATGTATTCGTCAATATTGGTGTCTGGCATGGATTCACTTTTTTGTGTGGATTAATTAATAACAGCGACAAGACTTGTGTTGGGATCGACAATTTTTCCAGGAAGAGTCAACGTGGTGAGCGGGAAAAGTTTCCCAAGAGATTTAGTAGATATAAGAGTTCACATCATCAATTCTTTGAAACAGATTATCGTGACTATTTCGCTAATATGCATAAAGGAACGATCGGCTTCCTCATATATGATGCTAAGCATACATATGAACTTCAGTTAGAAGCCCTTGCAATGGCGGAACCATTTTTTTCAAAAGATTGTATTATTCTAATCGATGATACAAATGATGATCCTCCTAGACAGGCGACGATGGATTTTATTGCTAATAGTTCCAACCGCTACAAGATTCTATTAGACAGGACTACTTCTCGCAAACCACACCCCACTCTCTGGAACGGTATCATAATATTTCAAAGGATTGGATAATAAGGGCCGGTAACTAATAGTAGTTATTTTGAC
This genomic stretch from Candidatus Neomarinimicrobiota bacterium harbors:
- a CDS encoding transposase; protein product: MPTFCRKPERILSLGARGGENRRAAEDRPLLNPIQRIFESTRGRHGSRRITTELRDQGCTCSRPGLTPANTNSIKVVLLKQGSLLSSTPEK
- a CDS encoding transposase — encoded protein: MMEEQRSRRQYTREFKVEAGELLLFGDKTAMELAGNLGIRVELPYSWMNEYPSNRADAFPGTGHPGGPRGGEDTHIGACTGQCRRGARYLEKALAIFS
- a CDS encoding class I SAM-dependent methyltransferase; translation: MDYANYINNITFRLIRPNTKLPRRFMKLLNHLARVGLPLESWITRLPEDEQEMRRTLRKVCRVPKMSTFSIGAMINRGVSHMSDEHVFVNIGVWHGFTFLCGLINNSDKTCVGIDNFSRKSQRGEREKFPKRFSRYKSSHHQFFETDYRDYFANMHKGTIGFLIYDAKHTYELQLEALAMAEPFFSKDCIILIDDTNDDPPRQATMDFIANSSNRYKILLDRTTSRKPHPTLWNGIIIFQRIG